Part of the Sorghum bicolor cultivar BTx623 chromosome 1, Sorghum_bicolor_NCBIv3, whole genome shotgun sequence genome, AGGTTCGCCTCGGTTAATATGGCCGAGCCCATGAGAAAGCCCACTCAGCCAAACTCTGtcacaacatatatatatataaagtcgAAACCCTAGCCCATCTCCTCTCACTCCCGCACATGGCCGCCTACCTCACCTCTCCGTCGCCCATCCCCTCCCCTTCCCAGCCCGACCCCACTCCTTCCCATCCCCTACCCTCCCCAGCCCGTCGCCTCTCCTCACCAAACCCTCCCTGGCCTGCCCCCTCCCATCCCTTCCTGCCGACGCCCTCTCTCCTACCTTCCCCGGTGATGCCGCCTCCCAGTGCCGTGCAGGCCAGCCATGGCGTAGAGTAGCCAGCGCCctccccggcggcggcgcgggaagGCCATGGTTCAAGGAATGGCGCACGGCGGCCCAGCTCCTTCCTTCGATGGTGCAGTCCGGCTCAGATCTGCAGAGCTCCCTCTCCTGCGAGTCGCTCAGATCTGGCGGTGTGGTGGCTGCTGCGAGTCTCTCTCTCCCTTCGGTGCTGCTGTGGTGGTTGCTAAGATTCGGGCggcgccaccacctcctcctactAGATCCAGGCAGCCGTGCCAACGACGATGAAGGCGGCTACAGATCCAGGCGGATGGTGGCCGGGTCTGGCTCGAAGCGCGACGGAGCGAACGAGGTAGCGACGGGTCTGTGGATGGGCTTTGGCGGGCCAGTGGATGGGCTCAGCGGGCCTGTCCATgcatttttcttatttttgtttttttattttgatttaCCGAGGCGGGCAGGCAAACCGCCTCGATAAAGGCCacgattaaccgtgacctttGTTCCGAGGCGGTTGTAAAAAACCGTCTTGGAAAAGCCTTTTTGCCCGCCTCCTAAAAATAATATTGTAGTAGTGATGCTTAAAGAAAAAATGTTGGCACCAGGGATTGTTGGTTCCTCGATGCTGAGAAAAATGCACAGAGGAGGCGCTGAGAGAGTGCAAAGAGGAGAAAGCAAGTGCATGTATCACTGTTTACCTTTTTTATGGGTCCTACTTTAATGCTTGTACAATGTGTGAATTTAGAACGATGTTGAATACTGTTTCAAGAGAAGGGTGAAGGTTGTTCGGCGCAATGGTTGGTTTCGAGATCATGGATACAGGCGCAGGCGCAGATGCGAGAAGGGTGGGGTGGAGCACACGGGGCCGCGTGAGGATAGGAGCAACACTGATTTCCCCGTCCCTACAAGTGGATCCCTCTGGGAGGGGAGGGTTAGTAGAGTTTGTATTAGGGTAGGGTGTATTCATTCACACTGCAATCTATTATCATCCGGTCATCCAAACACAAAGCAAGGGATGTTTGATTAGAGGTGTTAATGTTTAGTATGTActgtatttttttcattttatctgATAATATCTAATTATaagctaattagacttaaaagattcttctcgtaaattactctctaactgtgtttttagtttcctaAACAGGACATAACTCATTCATGTTGTGAATCGATTGCGGACTGACCAAACAAACTCTAAGTAATGAATGGTTcgtttcttcttttgctttctaACAATATATAGCATATTGTCATAATATAAGTGAgcgtgatgataaataaatggaaCAATGCTGCGAACAACCAGCGCTACCGGGGACGCCTTGCTAGATTCTTATGAATGTGTGCGAGACTTGGGGACCTATTCGCTGAAAAGTCATAGCTAAAAAcattattcgctgatttatcatgagagaaaaatactgttggcTGATAAAAAAGTACAGTTTATAAGATAAGCAAACAAACTCTAAAGTCATCTTCGATTTTGTAACTAATCAAGGCTTaagtgaatttttttttgatactataatatttttatttttatttgataactattatttaactaaggactaactagacttaaaagattcatctcacaaattacagacaaactatataattagttactttttatttatatttaatgttttatatctgtgccgtaaaatttaatgtaacagggaattttgaaaagttttggcCTGAGTCGCTGATAACAAGTACGCACTCTATCTTCATTGGTCTCCTCTTGGTCAATCTTGGAGGCGTCATCGGTTGACTGATACTACGTGCTTGGGAAACAAGCTAGCGAAAAGCAAACAAAGGCGGCATTGCCCATTGCGGAGAAGACGAAAGGCTGATTTGCATTTGCCTCTGATATAGGAGTATTTGGGAACGCCTCGTCAGCGTCTACTCCTATATATAAACGCAGTTGCTGCCTTGATGTCCGTTGCTCACAGTTCGGTGCACTGTGCTTCTCGGTCTCTCGTACCAAGCTCCAAGTCCAAGCTAGCTAGCTGTCAGCTCTCACGGTCTCACCAGCACCCGCGATGTCATCCTCCTCGCCGCCACACGTCGTCGAGGACATGCCCCATGTCCTCCAGCTTCTCAGCGATGGCACGGTGGTCCGGTTCGCCGACTACGACACGCTCCCTCCTCCGTCCGTGCCTCCCGCGCTGCCCGTCCAGTGGAAGGACGTCGTGTACGACGCCACCCACGACCTCAAGCTCCGCGTGTACAGACCGCCGCCGGACTCCTGCGGTAATAACAAGCTGCCCGTGCTCGTCTACTTCCACGGCGGCGGCTACGTCCTCGGCACCTTCGCGCTGCCCAATTTCCACGCCTGCTGCCTCCGCCTTGCCGCCGAGCTCCCGGCCGTCGTCCTCTCCGCCGACTACCGCCTCGCACCGGAGCACCGCCTCCCCGCGGCCCTCGACGACGCGGCGTCCGTCATGGACTGGGTGCGCGCTCAGGCCGTCGACGCGGCGGGAGGGGACCCCTGGCTCGCCGAGTCGGCTGACCTCCGCCGGGTGTTCGTCACCGGTGACTCGGCGGGCGGGAACATCGTCCACCACGTCGCCGTCCGCCTCGCCTCGGCATCGGGCGAGCTCTCCCCCGGGCTCGACCCGGTGCGCGTCGCCGGGCACGTCATGCTCTGCCCGTTCTTCGGCGGGGCGGAGAGGACGGCGTCCGAGGCGGAGTTCCCGCCCGGCCCGTTCCTGACGCTGCCGTGGTACGACCAAGCATGGCGGCTGGCGCTGCCCCCGGGCGCCACGAGGGACCATCCGTTCGCGAACCCGTTCGGTCCGGAGAGCCCCGCGCTGGGCGGCGTCGCGCTCCCGCCCACGCTCGTCGTGGCCGCGGAGCGGGACCTGCTGCGCGACCGCCAGGCGGACTACGTCGCGCGGCTCAAGGCGACGGAACAGCCCGTGGAGCACGTCGAGTTCGAGGGGCAGCACCACGGGTTCTTCGCCGTGGAGCCCGCCGGCGACGCCGGCAGCGAGGTGGTCCGGCTCGTCAGGCGGTTTGTGTATGGCAACTCCTACTGACTGAACTGATTGAGTTTGGGACTCTGGGTGCTCGGGCTTGAGCCTTGAGTCTGTCCCATCATGACCTTTGTTGTTAGCACGAGCACGAAGCACTCGTGTCATGGTTATAGTGAACGTTTTGTGTTCACTGGATAAAATGCTCATCAataatagatttttttttgagaaattgCTCATCAATAATAGATGCGTGTATGCATGGGGGAGGGGGACAGCCCACGCGCCATGGGTCCATGGCTTAGCGAGTCGAACTGTGTGAAACGCACAGAGCTGAAACTAGCACGAGCACCAAGCTGGATTCGGGACTAGAAATTGGACCGGCCAAATCGGATTGAGTAATAATCTTCAAGAAAATTACCTGCTTTCGAActtgatgaagaattgaacactGTTCGATCAGCGACAAGCCATGTTAGATACGGCTACGGCGTCACGATCAGTCTATCACCAACATTATTCGATTTCGATCCGTTGGCTTTAGGGCTATCTTTCATCCAGCTTTTATCAATTCAGAATTCAGATATGAACAGCCAGCAGCCAGGAACGCGGATCTCGCCGATTAATTAATCCATTAACGTGCGAGAAGCTGCTAAGACATGTTCGGTGAAAGAAAAATCTCGCCGGTTAATTAATCCATTAACGTCCACAACCGTCGTCAACGCGACGCTTACCCTCGCCGGCCCGTGTTCGTTCCCCCAGACCTGTTCTGGACGAATCATTGACCCGGAGAGAGAAGCAGCAGCAAAACGAGAAAGTCAGCCGGCGCGGCGACCCTACGAAATGAGGTAAAGTTATTTTTGCCTTGAGGAATATGCTTCTACTCTTTTTATCATAGGATTCGTATTAAGAAATATGTAAACATATGTCTTAATACTAAATCGTATTAAGATGTGTTTTTGcacattttatttaatttttttatataatctAAAATGCAAAATGCTTATTATTTTGGAGTAACGAAATGCaaaattctaaaattttcaagGTAATGTTTAGTTTTATTCAaaatacaaaatttattttCCTCGTGAGAGTCTCTTGAGAttcattttggatttttttCGCTACTTGAggtcaaaatctaaaatagagaataattattttttatggaaaatttgcataatatttagttctattttacaaaatgatagattaaaatatatttttttaataaaaaagagGAACTAAAATCTGAATTTAGTAGCGAAGGGAGTGGAAGCATATGTCAaggtaaaaaaaaaactgtgttAAATGAGGTAAGCAGTTTCCGCGACCGCGAGCCAGCAGCGCCATTTCCGTCGCCGAACTGGTTTCCGTCTCCATTTCAAGTACGAACTACTGCTACGAAGGAGACGAGACTCCGTGGCCGGCTACTGTTTCCTGCCGCCGGCCGGCGACGTGAAATTCGCACCGAATTCTTTCCCCGCACGAACTTTCCGCGGTTAGTGGCCGTCCACACTCCACATATAGTGGGAGCGTGACGCCGAATCATAACCCCCACCAGCTCCGACTCCGTGAAGGTGCAGCCGCCCGCACCCGCAGCACCTTTCCCTTCCACTTCGCCTTTGCTCCGCTCCCCTCCGGAAAATCGATGTCCTCCTCTGAcctctcctgctcctgctcgagCTCGCGCTCCTCGCTTTGCTTCCACGGCGACGGAAAGGAAACGGTTTGTTTGGCGTACGGCGACGTGGAAAGCTCACCCGTACCGTAGTATAATGCAACAATGGCCCTCCTATCCTTTTCCGAATCACATCTCGACTGATTGAATTATTCAATTCAATGCTGCTCCTGCTTCCTCCTAATCCAGCTGCTCCAGCCTAGCTCACGTCGCCTCCGACAgacgccaccgccaccacccacCAGTCCTCGCCTCACTGTCACAGCACGAAGCCGCGGCGCTCCGTTATCGCGCTGCCGCCGTGCCGCCCGCCCGCCAACCGATAGctcccgacggcggcggcggtcggaTCGGGGTTTGCGACTTGGGAGACGCGAGTCCCCGGGCGCGTACTTCATGCCTCCATGGATCCGGTCGCGGACCCGTCGCCGTCGCGGCGGTCCCTGAAGCGGCGGCCGCCGGCGCGATCACCGGAGCTGTCGCCCAAGGCGGGTCCGGGTCCGGGGCCAGGGGAGGCGGCGGAGGAGCTGATCCGGCGGGTGGAAGAgctggaggcggcggcggcgcggctgcGCGGGGAGAAGGAGGCCGCGGAGGACGCGGCGCGGGGCCTGCGGCAGGAGCTCGACGCCGAGCGGGCCTCCGCGGAGACGGCGGCCAGCGAGGCCATGCTCATGATCGAGCGCCTGCAGCGGGAGAAGGCCGCCGCGCAGATGGAGGCCCGCCAGTTCAAGCGCTACGCCGAGGGCCGCGAGGACAGGGAGCGCGAGGTGCAGGAGGAGCTCGCCTCGCTCTCCGACCTCGCCGCTTCCTACCACTCCCGCCTCCAGTCCCACGGCATCGACCCGGACTCCTTCACCGACGAGGACGAGGATGAGGAGTCGTACGAGGAGGTGGGCGCCGAAGACGTGGAGCAGATCGACATGACCGGGCATGAGGTGGAGCTGAACGCCCGCGACTCGAGCAGTGGCATGGAGGTGAAAGCCATGGTC contains:
- the LOC8061194 gene encoding myosin-binding protein 7 — protein: MDPVADPSPSRRSLKRRPPARSPELSPKAGPGPGPGEAAEELIRRVEELEAAAARLRGEKEAAEDAARGLRQELDAERASAETAASEAMLMIERLQREKAAAQMEARQFKRYAEGREDREREVQEELASLSDLAASYHSRLQSHGIDPDSFTDEDEDEESYEEVGAEDVEQIDMTGHEVELNARDSSSGMEVKAMVVANDREEEDDEEEEPSSPMEKEFEYTVDVTCASTTKPATSVVAEYVGDGNSRGLYARVEALEADRVALRREISALRAERAQLVMAREMARRLCWEMVAEQRAIVKKAVVPANNFSVLRIFKWVLSILFWRNRSSTVKYTFGLSTTFLGLLLLLNRSALLSPWRRLPRPQR
- the LOC8084130 gene encoding probable carboxylesterase 15 is translated as MSSSSPPHVVEDMPHVLQLLSDGTVVRFADYDTLPPPSVPPALPVQWKDVVYDATHDLKLRVYRPPPDSCGNNKLPVLVYFHGGGYVLGTFALPNFHACCLRLAAELPAVVLSADYRLAPEHRLPAALDDAASVMDWVRAQAVDAAGGDPWLAESADLRRVFVTGDSAGGNIVHHVAVRLASASGELSPGLDPVRVAGHVMLCPFFGGAERTASEAEFPPGPFLTLPWYDQAWRLALPPGATRDHPFANPFGPESPALGGVALPPTLVVAAERDLLRDRQADYVARLKATEQPVEHVEFEGQHHGFFAVEPAGDAGSEVVRLVRRFVYGNSY